In a single window of the Mesoplodon densirostris isolate mMesDen1 chromosome 18, mMesDen1 primary haplotype, whole genome shotgun sequence genome:
- the NEURL4 gene encoding neuralized-like protein 4 isoform X3, with amino-acid sequence MAAGSGGSGGSGGGPGSGPGGGGGPPGGSGPGPGSGGGPGSGGELHPRTGRLVSLSACGRTARRQQPGQEFNHGLVLSREPLRDGRIFTVRIDRKVNSWSGSIEIGVTALDPSVLDFPSSATGLKGGSWVVSGCSVLRDGRSVLEEYGQDLDQLGEGDRVGVERTAAGELRLWVNGRDCGVAATGLPARVWAVVDLYGKCTQITVLPPEPGFSPPTPIPTPPLEPSAPTEDSTLAEQGTSGDEEFASMELSEVVSNAILSAYNGGLLNVNLSSPPAGEAPGPSGSATSPILTSNDALLFHEKCGTLIKLSNNNKTAERRRPLDEFNNGVVMTNRPLRDNEMFEIRIDKLVDKWSGSIEIGVTTHNPNNLEYPATMTNLQSGTIMMSGCGILTNGKGTRREYCEFSLDELQEGDHIGLTRKSNSALHFFINGIDQGVATPLTPPVVYGVVDLYGMAVKVTIVHNNNHSDRLRRNNAILRALSPEGALRRAAPAAQAEPERLLFHPNCGQKAAITHEGRTALRPHATDDFNHGVVLSSRALRDGEVFQVRIDKMVDKWAGSIEIGVTTHNPAYLQLPSTMTNLRSGTWMMTGNGVMHNGTTILDEYGHNLDRLKAGDTVGVVRREDGTLHFFVNGMTQGPAAWNVPPGVYAVVDLYGQAAQATIVDDVEVPQVPEPLPEGNNQVSPSSPSSGTGGSDLRFHQLHGSNAVITNGGRTALRHNCRSEFNDAIVISNRALRDGELFEIVIQKMVDRWSGSIEAGVTAIRPEDLEFPNTMTDIDYDTWMLSGTAIMQDGNTMRNNYGCDLDALGTGARIGMMRTAKGDLHYFINGQDQGAACSGLPPEVYAVVDLYGQCVQVSITNATGPMDNSLATSNTATEKSFPLHSPAAGVAHRFHSTCGKNITLEEDGTRAVRAAGYAHGLVFSTKELKTEEVFEVKVEELDEKWAGSLRLGLTTLAPGETGPGAGSGPGLPPSLPELRTKTTWMVSSCEVRRDGQLQRMNYGRNLERLGVGSRVGIRRGADDTMHVLVDGEDMGPAATGIAKSVWAVLDLYGPVRSVSIVSSTRLDEPEGTQPPSPSSDTGSEGEEDDEGEEHGLEGQNQVAVMPTALEFLENHGKNILLSNGNRTATRVASYNQGIVVISQPLVPQLLVQVRIDFLNRQWTSSLVLGVITCPPERLNFPASACALKRAAWLLRGRGVFHNGLKICEKFGPNLDTCPEGTILGLRLDSSGGLHLHINGMDQGVAVPDVPLPCHALVDLYGQCEQVTIVTPEPGAASGKSAGTQGDMEKADMVDGIKESVCWGPPPTASPLKSCEYHALCSRFQELLLLPEDYFMPPPKRSLCYCESCRKLRGDEAHRRRGEPPREYALPFGWCRFNLRVNPRLEAGTLTKKWHMAYHGSNVAAVRRVLDRGELGAGTASILSCRPLKGEPGLGFEEPGENCAPPREQQPPPVLLSPSLQYAGAEALASKVQFRDPKSQQTHQAQVAFQVCVRPGSYTPGPPSAALREPPDPHFSPAELEWVTKEKGATLLYALLVRVE; translated from the exons ATGGCGGCGGGGTCGGGTGGGAGTGGGGGCTCTGGGGGAGGCCCCGGGTCGGggccgggtgggggtgggggccccCCCGGCGGGAGCGGCCCAGGACCGGGGTCCGGCGGGGGTCCGGGCAGCGGCGGGGAGCTGCACCCGCGCACTGGGCGCTTGGTGAGCCTATCGGCCTGTGGGCGTACAGCGCGGCGGCAGCAGCCGGGCCAGGAGTTTAATCACGGGCTGGTGTTGAGCCGGGAACCCTTGCGCGATGGACGCATCTTCACCGTCCGCATCGACCGCAAG GTCAACTCCTGGAGTGGCTCCATTGAGATTGGGGTGACGGCACTGGACCCCAGTGTGCTGGACTTCCCAAGCAGCGCCACGGGGCTGAAGGGGGGCTCGTGGGTAGTGTCAGGCTGCTCGGTGCTGAGGGATGGACGTTCTGTGCTGGAGGAGTATGGTCAGGACCTGGACCAGCTTGGCGAAGGGGACCGTGTGGGCGTGGAGCGCACGGCTGCGGGGGAGCTGCGGCTCTGGGTGAATGGGCGGGATTGCGGCGTGGCCGCCACAGGCCTGCCAGCTCGTGTCTGGGCCGTTGTGGACCTTTACGGCAAGTGCACCCAGATCACCGTGCTACCCCCTGAGCCGGGCTTCAGCCCCCCTACTCCCATCCCCACACCTCCCCTCGAGCCCTCTGCCCCCACTGAAGATTCTACCTTGGCTGAACAGGGGACCTCTGGGGATGAAG AATTTGCCAGCATGGAGCTCTCCGAGGTGGTGAGCAACGCCATCCTGTCTGCTTACAACGGGGGGCTCCTAAATGTGAACCTGAGCTCCCCACCGGCAGGGGAAGCACCGGGGCCTAGCGGCAGTGCCACCTCACCCATCCTCACTTCCAACGATGCCCTCCTTTTTCATGAGAAGTGTGGAACCCTCATCAAACTCAGCAACAATAATAAGACGGCAGAGCGCCGCCGGCCCCTGGATGAATTCAACAATGGGGTTGTCATGACCAACCGCCCACTCCGGGACAATGAGATGTTTGAG ATCCGCATCGACAAGCTCGTAGATAAGTGGTCAGGCTCCATTGAGATTGGTGTCACCACCCACAACCCCAACAATTTGGAGTACCCAGCCACCATGACCAACCTGCAGTCAG GCACCATCATGATGAGTGGCTGCGGGATCCTGACCAACGGCAAGGGCACCCGCCGGGAGTACTGTGAATTCAGTCTGGATGAGCTGCAG GAGGGCGACCACATTGGTCTCACGAGGAAGTCCAACTCTGCCCTACACTTCTTCATTAATGGCATTGATCAGG GCGTGGCTACCCCCTTGACGCCCCCAGTGGTGTACGGTGTGGTGGACTTGTATGGGATGGCTGTGAAGGTGACCATCGTCCACAATAACAACCACAGTGACCGCCTACGCCGGAACAATGCCATCCTGCGGGCGCTGTCCCCTGAGGGTGCTCTCCGCCGGGCTGCTCCTGCGGCCCAGGCAGAACCCGAGCGCCTGCTCTTCCACCCCAACTGTGGGCAGAAGGCAGCCATCACCCACGAGGGACGCACTGCCCTGAGGCCCCA TGCCACCGACGACTTCAATCATGGCGTGGTGCTGAGCAGCAGAGCCCTGCGGGATGGAGAGGTGTTCCAGGTGCGCATCGACAAGATGGTGGACAAATGGGCTGGCTCCATTGAGATTGGTGTCACCACCCACAACCCTGCCTACCTCCAGTTGCCCTCCACCATGACCAACTTGCGCTCTG GGACCTGGATGATGACAGGGAATGGGGTGATGCACAATGGGACGACCATCTTGGACGAATATGGGCACAACCTGGACCGGCTCAAG gcaggggacacggtgGGCGTGGTGCGGCGGGAGGACGGAACTCTCCACTTCTTTGTCAATGGGATGACTCAGGGCCCCGCCGCCTGGAACGTGCCCCCGGGCGTCTATGCTGTCGTCGATCTCTATGGCCAGGCAGCCCAGGCCACCATTGTGGACGACGTGG AGGTGCCCCAGGTCCCTGAGCCACTCCCTGAGGGGAACAACCAGGTGTCTCCAAGCTCCCCGTCATCAGGGACCGGGGGCTCCGACCTCCGCTTCCATCAGCTGCACGGCAGCAATGCAGTCATCACCAACGGCGGCCGCACTGCGCTCCGCCACAACTGCCGCAGCGAGTTCAATGACGCCATCGTCATCTCCAACCG GGCCCTGAGGGATGGAGAGCTGTTTGAAATTGTCATTCAGAAGATGGTAGACCGCTGGTCAGGCTCCATCGAGGCTG GAGTGACCGCTATTCGGCCTGAGGACCTTGAATTCCCCAACACTATGACGGACATTGACTACGATACGTGGATGCTGAG CGGCACAGCCATCATGCAAGACGGTAACACCATGCGCAACAACTACGGGTGTGACCTTGACGCGCTAGGCACGGGTGCTCGCATCGGCATGATGCGCACTGCCAAGGGCGATCTGCACTACTTCATCAACGGCCAGGACCAAGGCGCTGCCTGCTCAGGCTTGCCTCCCG AGGTGTATGCAGTAGTGGATCTATATGGCCAGTGCGTCCAAGTGTCCATCACCAATGCTACCGGCCCCATGGACAACAGCCTGGCGACCAGCAACACCGCCACTGAGAAGTCATTCCCCCTGCACTCCCCAG CGGCTGGCGTGGCTCACCGATTCCACAGTACTTGCGGCAAGAACATCACCCTGGAGGAAGACGGCACGAGGGCGGTGCGTGCTGCTGGCTACGCCCACGGCCTCGTCTTCAGCACCAAGGAGCTCAAGACCGAGGAGGTCTTTGAG GTGAAAGTGGAGGAGCTGGATGAGAAGTGGGCTGGTTCCCTCCGGCTAGGGCTGACCACACTAGCGCCGGGGGAGACGGGGCCTGGAGCGGGCAGTGGCCCGGGactgcctccctccctgccagaGCTCCGGACTAAGACCACCTGGATGGTGTCCAGCTGTGAAGTGAGGCGCGACGGGCAGCTCCAGAGGATGAACTATGGCCGGAACCTCGAGAGGCTGGGG GTGGGGAGCCGTGTGGGCATTCGCCGAGGGGCAGATGACACGATGCACGTCCTGGTAGATGGAGAGGATATGGGGCCTGCAGCCACTGGCATTGCCAAG AGCGTGTGGGCCGTGTTGGATCTGTATGGGCCAGTGCGGAGTGTTTCTATTGTCAGCTCCACCAGGCTGGACGAGCCAGAAGGCACCCAGCCTCCTTCCCCCAGCTCGGACACTGGCAGCGAGGGCGAGGAGGATGATGAGGGCGAGGAGCACGGCCTGGAA GGCCAGAATCAAGTGGCCGTTATGCCCACAGCCCTCGAGTTCCTGGAGAACCATGGGAAGAATATTCTCTTGTCCAACGGGAACCGTACAGCTACACGAGTGGCTAGCTACAACCAGGGCATCGTTGTCATCAGCCAGCCCCTGGTGCCCCAGCTGCTGGTCCAG GTACGGATAGACTTCTTGAACCGGCAGTGGACATCTTCCCTTGTCCTGGGAGTCATCACCTGCCCACCGGAGAGGCTCAACTTCCCTGCTTCTGCCTGTGCCCTCAAACGGGCAGCCTGGCTGCTGCGGGGCCGCGGGGTCTTCCACAACGGTCTCAAG ATCTGTGAGAAGTTTGGGCCAAATCTGGACACGTGTCCTGAAGGCACCatcctgggactgcggctagacAGCTCTGGGGGGCTGCATCTCCACATCAATGGGATGGACCAGGGAGTGGCTGTGCCAGATGTCCCCCTGCCCTGCCATGCGCTCGTGGACCTCTACGGGCAGTGTGAGCAG GTGACAATCGTGACCCCTGAACCAGGGGCTGCCAGTGGAAAGAGTGCTGGAACCCAAGGGGACATGGAGAAAGCTGACATGGTGGATG GTATCAAGGAGAGCGTGTGCTGGGGTCCACCGCCCACTGCTAGCCCCCTCAAGAGCTGTGAGTACCACGCCCTTTGCTCCCGCTTCCAGGAACTGCTGCTGCTTCCTG AGGATTATTTCATGCCTCCGCCGAAGCGCAGCCTGTGCTACTGTGAGTCTTGCCGGAAGCTTCGAGGGGATGAGGCCCACAGGCGCCGTGGGGAGCCCCCGCGGGAATACGCTCTGCCCTTTGGCTGGTGCAGGTTCAACCTCAG GGTGAATCCCCGCCTGGAGGCTGGAACACTAACCAAGAAGTGGCACATGGCGTATCATGGGAGCAACGTGGCAGCCGTCCGGAGGGTGCTGGACCGCGGGGAGCTGGGAGCAG GCACTGCTTCCATCCTGAGCTGCCGGCCCTTGAAGGGAGAGCCTGGGCTGGGGTTTGAGGAGCCTGGCGAGAACTGCGCGCCTCCTCGGGAGCAGCAGCCCCCTCCAGTGCtgctttccccctccctccaatATGCTGGGGCTGAGGCCCTGGCATCCAAAGTGCA ATTCCGGGACCCCAAATCCCAGCAGACACACCAGGCCCAGGTGGCGTTCCAGGTGTGTGTGCGCCCTGGCTCCTACACCCCCGGACCCCCTTCCGCTGCCCTCAGAGAGCCTCCCGACCCTCACTTCAGCCCAGCCGAACTTGAATGGGTAACCAAGGAGAAGGGGGCCACACTCCTCTATGCCCTGCTGGTACGGGTGGAGTGA
- the NEURL4 gene encoding neuralized-like protein 4 isoform X1 codes for MAAGSGGSGGSGGGPGSGPGGGGGPPGGSGPGPGSGGGPGSGGELHPRTGRLVSLSACGRTARRQQPGQEFNHGLVLSREPLRDGRIFTVRIDRKVNSWSGSIEIGVTALDPSVLDFPSSATGLKGGSWVVSGCSVLRDGRSVLEEYGQDLDQLGEGDRVGVERTAAGELRLWVNGRDCGVAATGLPARVWAVVDLYGKCTQITVLPPEPGFSPPTPIPTPPLEPSAPTEDSTLAEQGTSGDEAFMVSPAQARPETFPNSLESHNEFASMELSEVVSNAILSAYNGGLLNVNLSSPPAGEAPGPSGSATSPILTSNDALLFHEKCGTLIKLSNNNKTAERRRPLDEFNNGVVMTNRPLRDNEMFEIRIDKLVDKWSGSIEIGVTTHNPNNLEYPATMTNLQSGTIMMSGCGILTNGKGTRREYCEFSLDELQEGDHIGLTRKSNSALHFFINGIDQGVATPLTPPVVYGVVDLYGMAVKVTIVHNNNHSDRLRRNNAILRALSPEGALRRAAPAAQAEPERLLFHPNCGQKAAITHEGRTALRPHATDDFNHGVVLSSRALRDGEVFQVRIDKMVDKWAGSIEIGVTTHNPAYLQLPSTMTNLRSGTWMMTGNGVMHNGTTILDEYGHNLDRLKAGDTVGVVRREDGTLHFFVNGMTQGPAAWNVPPGVYAVVDLYGQAAQATIVDDVEVPQVPEPLPEGNNQVSPSSPSSGTGGSDLRFHQLHGSNAVITNGGRTALRHNCRSEFNDAIVISNRALRDGELFEIVIQKMVDRWSGSIEAGVTAIRPEDLEFPNTMTDIDYDTWMLSGTAIMQDGNTMRNNYGCDLDALGTGARIGMMRTAKGDLHYFINGQDQGAACSGLPPGKEVYAVVDLYGQCVQVSITNATGPMDNSLATSNTATEKSFPLHSPAAGVAHRFHSTCGKNITLEEDGTRAVRAAGYAHGLVFSTKELKTEEVFEVKVEELDEKWAGSLRLGLTTLAPGETGPGAGSGPGLPPSLPELRTKTTWMVSSCEVRRDGQLQRMNYGRNLERLGVGSRVGIRRGADDTMHVLVDGEDMGPAATGIAKSVWAVLDLYGPVRSVSIVSSTRLDEPEGTQPPSPSSDTGSEGEEDDEGEEHGLEGQNQVAVMPTALEFLENHGKNILLSNGNRTATRVASYNQGIVVISQPLVPQLLVQVRIDFLNRQWTSSLVLGVITCPPERLNFPASACALKRAAWLLRGRGVFHNGLKICEKFGPNLDTCPEGTILGLRLDSSGGLHLHINGMDQGVAVPDVPLPCHALVDLYGQCEQVTIVTPEPGAASGKSAGTQGDMEKADMVDGIKESVCWGPPPTASPLKSCEYHALCSRFQELLLLPEDYFMPPPKRSLCYCESCRKLRGDEAHRRRGEPPREYALPFGWCRFNLRVNPRLEAGTLTKKWHMAYHGSNVAAVRRVLDRGELGAGTASILSCRPLKGEPGLGFEEPGENCAPPREQQPPPVLLSPSLQYAGAEALASKVQFRDPKSQQTHQAQVAFQVCVRPGSYTPGPPSAALREPPDPHFSPAELEWVTKEKGATLLYALLVRVE; via the exons ATGGCGGCGGGGTCGGGTGGGAGTGGGGGCTCTGGGGGAGGCCCCGGGTCGGggccgggtgggggtgggggccccCCCGGCGGGAGCGGCCCAGGACCGGGGTCCGGCGGGGGTCCGGGCAGCGGCGGGGAGCTGCACCCGCGCACTGGGCGCTTGGTGAGCCTATCGGCCTGTGGGCGTACAGCGCGGCGGCAGCAGCCGGGCCAGGAGTTTAATCACGGGCTGGTGTTGAGCCGGGAACCCTTGCGCGATGGACGCATCTTCACCGTCCGCATCGACCGCAAG GTCAACTCCTGGAGTGGCTCCATTGAGATTGGGGTGACGGCACTGGACCCCAGTGTGCTGGACTTCCCAAGCAGCGCCACGGGGCTGAAGGGGGGCTCGTGGGTAGTGTCAGGCTGCTCGGTGCTGAGGGATGGACGTTCTGTGCTGGAGGAGTATGGTCAGGACCTGGACCAGCTTGGCGAAGGGGACCGTGTGGGCGTGGAGCGCACGGCTGCGGGGGAGCTGCGGCTCTGGGTGAATGGGCGGGATTGCGGCGTGGCCGCCACAGGCCTGCCAGCTCGTGTCTGGGCCGTTGTGGACCTTTACGGCAAGTGCACCCAGATCACCGTGCTACCCCCTGAGCCGGGCTTCAGCCCCCCTACTCCCATCCCCACACCTCCCCTCGAGCCCTCTGCCCCCACTGAAGATTCTACCTTGGCTGAACAGGGGACCTCTGGGGATGAAG CCTTCATGGTGTCCCCCGCGCAGGCCCGGCCGGAGACGTTTCCTAACAGCCTTGAGTCGCATAATG AATTTGCCAGCATGGAGCTCTCCGAGGTGGTGAGCAACGCCATCCTGTCTGCTTACAACGGGGGGCTCCTAAATGTGAACCTGAGCTCCCCACCGGCAGGGGAAGCACCGGGGCCTAGCGGCAGTGCCACCTCACCCATCCTCACTTCCAACGATGCCCTCCTTTTTCATGAGAAGTGTGGAACCCTCATCAAACTCAGCAACAATAATAAGACGGCAGAGCGCCGCCGGCCCCTGGATGAATTCAACAATGGGGTTGTCATGACCAACCGCCCACTCCGGGACAATGAGATGTTTGAG ATCCGCATCGACAAGCTCGTAGATAAGTGGTCAGGCTCCATTGAGATTGGTGTCACCACCCACAACCCCAACAATTTGGAGTACCCAGCCACCATGACCAACCTGCAGTCAG GCACCATCATGATGAGTGGCTGCGGGATCCTGACCAACGGCAAGGGCACCCGCCGGGAGTACTGTGAATTCAGTCTGGATGAGCTGCAG GAGGGCGACCACATTGGTCTCACGAGGAAGTCCAACTCTGCCCTACACTTCTTCATTAATGGCATTGATCAGG GCGTGGCTACCCCCTTGACGCCCCCAGTGGTGTACGGTGTGGTGGACTTGTATGGGATGGCTGTGAAGGTGACCATCGTCCACAATAACAACCACAGTGACCGCCTACGCCGGAACAATGCCATCCTGCGGGCGCTGTCCCCTGAGGGTGCTCTCCGCCGGGCTGCTCCTGCGGCCCAGGCAGAACCCGAGCGCCTGCTCTTCCACCCCAACTGTGGGCAGAAGGCAGCCATCACCCACGAGGGACGCACTGCCCTGAGGCCCCA TGCCACCGACGACTTCAATCATGGCGTGGTGCTGAGCAGCAGAGCCCTGCGGGATGGAGAGGTGTTCCAGGTGCGCATCGACAAGATGGTGGACAAATGGGCTGGCTCCATTGAGATTGGTGTCACCACCCACAACCCTGCCTACCTCCAGTTGCCCTCCACCATGACCAACTTGCGCTCTG GGACCTGGATGATGACAGGGAATGGGGTGATGCACAATGGGACGACCATCTTGGACGAATATGGGCACAACCTGGACCGGCTCAAG gcaggggacacggtgGGCGTGGTGCGGCGGGAGGACGGAACTCTCCACTTCTTTGTCAATGGGATGACTCAGGGCCCCGCCGCCTGGAACGTGCCCCCGGGCGTCTATGCTGTCGTCGATCTCTATGGCCAGGCAGCCCAGGCCACCATTGTGGACGACGTGG AGGTGCCCCAGGTCCCTGAGCCACTCCCTGAGGGGAACAACCAGGTGTCTCCAAGCTCCCCGTCATCAGGGACCGGGGGCTCCGACCTCCGCTTCCATCAGCTGCACGGCAGCAATGCAGTCATCACCAACGGCGGCCGCACTGCGCTCCGCCACAACTGCCGCAGCGAGTTCAATGACGCCATCGTCATCTCCAACCG GGCCCTGAGGGATGGAGAGCTGTTTGAAATTGTCATTCAGAAGATGGTAGACCGCTGGTCAGGCTCCATCGAGGCTG GAGTGACCGCTATTCGGCCTGAGGACCTTGAATTCCCCAACACTATGACGGACATTGACTACGATACGTGGATGCTGAG CGGCACAGCCATCATGCAAGACGGTAACACCATGCGCAACAACTACGGGTGTGACCTTGACGCGCTAGGCACGGGTGCTCGCATCGGCATGATGCGCACTGCCAAGGGCGATCTGCACTACTTCATCAACGGCCAGGACCAAGGCGCTGCCTGCTCAGGCTTGCCTCCCGGTAAAG AGGTGTATGCAGTAGTGGATCTATATGGCCAGTGCGTCCAAGTGTCCATCACCAATGCTACCGGCCCCATGGACAACAGCCTGGCGACCAGCAACACCGCCACTGAGAAGTCATTCCCCCTGCACTCCCCAG CGGCTGGCGTGGCTCACCGATTCCACAGTACTTGCGGCAAGAACATCACCCTGGAGGAAGACGGCACGAGGGCGGTGCGTGCTGCTGGCTACGCCCACGGCCTCGTCTTCAGCACCAAGGAGCTCAAGACCGAGGAGGTCTTTGAG GTGAAAGTGGAGGAGCTGGATGAGAAGTGGGCTGGTTCCCTCCGGCTAGGGCTGACCACACTAGCGCCGGGGGAGACGGGGCCTGGAGCGGGCAGTGGCCCGGGactgcctccctccctgccagaGCTCCGGACTAAGACCACCTGGATGGTGTCCAGCTGTGAAGTGAGGCGCGACGGGCAGCTCCAGAGGATGAACTATGGCCGGAACCTCGAGAGGCTGGGG GTGGGGAGCCGTGTGGGCATTCGCCGAGGGGCAGATGACACGATGCACGTCCTGGTAGATGGAGAGGATATGGGGCCTGCAGCCACTGGCATTGCCAAG AGCGTGTGGGCCGTGTTGGATCTGTATGGGCCAGTGCGGAGTGTTTCTATTGTCAGCTCCACCAGGCTGGACGAGCCAGAAGGCACCCAGCCTCCTTCCCCCAGCTCGGACACTGGCAGCGAGGGCGAGGAGGATGATGAGGGCGAGGAGCACGGCCTGGAA GGCCAGAATCAAGTGGCCGTTATGCCCACAGCCCTCGAGTTCCTGGAGAACCATGGGAAGAATATTCTCTTGTCCAACGGGAACCGTACAGCTACACGAGTGGCTAGCTACAACCAGGGCATCGTTGTCATCAGCCAGCCCCTGGTGCCCCAGCTGCTGGTCCAG GTACGGATAGACTTCTTGAACCGGCAGTGGACATCTTCCCTTGTCCTGGGAGTCATCACCTGCCCACCGGAGAGGCTCAACTTCCCTGCTTCTGCCTGTGCCCTCAAACGGGCAGCCTGGCTGCTGCGGGGCCGCGGGGTCTTCCACAACGGTCTCAAG ATCTGTGAGAAGTTTGGGCCAAATCTGGACACGTGTCCTGAAGGCACCatcctgggactgcggctagacAGCTCTGGGGGGCTGCATCTCCACATCAATGGGATGGACCAGGGAGTGGCTGTGCCAGATGTCCCCCTGCCCTGCCATGCGCTCGTGGACCTCTACGGGCAGTGTGAGCAG GTGACAATCGTGACCCCTGAACCAGGGGCTGCCAGTGGAAAGAGTGCTGGAACCCAAGGGGACATGGAGAAAGCTGACATGGTGGATG GTATCAAGGAGAGCGTGTGCTGGGGTCCACCGCCCACTGCTAGCCCCCTCAAGAGCTGTGAGTACCACGCCCTTTGCTCCCGCTTCCAGGAACTGCTGCTGCTTCCTG AGGATTATTTCATGCCTCCGCCGAAGCGCAGCCTGTGCTACTGTGAGTCTTGCCGGAAGCTTCGAGGGGATGAGGCCCACAGGCGCCGTGGGGAGCCCCCGCGGGAATACGCTCTGCCCTTTGGCTGGTGCAGGTTCAACCTCAG GGTGAATCCCCGCCTGGAGGCTGGAACACTAACCAAGAAGTGGCACATGGCGTATCATGGGAGCAACGTGGCAGCCGTCCGGAGGGTGCTGGACCGCGGGGAGCTGGGAGCAG GCACTGCTTCCATCCTGAGCTGCCGGCCCTTGAAGGGAGAGCCTGGGCTGGGGTTTGAGGAGCCTGGCGAGAACTGCGCGCCTCCTCGGGAGCAGCAGCCCCCTCCAGTGCtgctttccccctccctccaatATGCTGGGGCTGAGGCCCTGGCATCCAAAGTGCA ATTCCGGGACCCCAAATCCCAGCAGACACACCAGGCCCAGGTGGCGTTCCAGGTGTGTGTGCGCCCTGGCTCCTACACCCCCGGACCCCCTTCCGCTGCCCTCAGAGAGCCTCCCGACCCTCACTTCAGCCCAGCCGAACTTGAATGGGTAACCAAGGAGAAGGGGGCCACACTCCTCTATGCCCTGCTGGTACGGGTGGAGTGA